Below is a window of Chloroflexia bacterium SDU3-3 DNA.
ATGTGCTCTTTCTTGCTGGGCTTGGGCCGCCCGCCGGTGGCCCGCACCAGATAGTACGTGACAATCTTTGTACGTGGCGAGCCGCCTTTTAGGATGGTGTAGCTGACCGCGCATAGCCGCTGCTCGGCGCTGCCGCTGATACCGGTCTCCTCGTGGATCTCGCGCAGCAGCGCGCCGCTGTGGGTCTCGCCCTGCTCGATGTGGCCCTTGGGCAGCGACCACAGGCCGCCCTCTTTTTTGATCAGCAGCA
It encodes the following:
- a CDS encoding NUDIX hydrolase, producing the protein MKDRRPTFSGEPVAAVGGVVYRKNRRNQIELLLIKKEGGLWSLPKGHIEQGETHSGALLREIHEETGISGSAEQRLCAVSYTILKGGSPRTKIVTYYLVRATGGRPKPSKKEHIARVKWFALATAQNRIKRARLRAIIQQATALLTDGTTPAL